A single window of Thermodesulfobacteriota bacterium DNA harbors:
- a CDS encoding VWA domain-containing protein — MMDKKELEKKLKDLHIPLPDEERKQGAMRAAMEEYERAGEEAKEKIAGEIKGSAGPERLTGRKERKKLFTGGPVMMRPAFATIGVAIIALAVAYVVMPGANYELSPVKTAVMEEEVATVPATKELKGREFTDEITVSTEMGAKAPAKTRSRPELKKESSAIMASNRVDSNVARADKEEWDASDMAAPAAPAAPSPPLERAVAGREKLLSAKPVAKRAVGGFSGAPAMLMEATEPALDRREYAGRDRFERLEDNPVKTAAEEPVSTFSIDVDTASYAFVRRALSGGHLPQKDAVRVEELINYFDYDYELPRDRKKPFKPTVAVYPTPWNPETKLLHIGIKGYDIEKSERPRANLVFLLDVSGSMSSPDKLPLLKSSLKMLVGELRPEDTVAIAVYAGAAGTVLEPTSVRNKGRILAALDRLTAGGSTAGGEGIRLAYSLAEAGFDPGATNRVILATDGDFNVGIRDADELKGFVERKRDTGVYLSVLGFGQGNYNDTLMQKLAQNGNGNAAYIDTLSEARKVLVDEAGSTLFTIAKDVKIQVEFNPALVAEYRLIGYESRMLRREDFRNDKVDAGEVGAGHSVTAIYEITPTGSPARLVEPLRYGKAPTLPEGSEGGEYAFLKVRYKLPDEDKSRLMTTPVKAGDAGVEYGSLEKAPAEARFAASVAAFAQILKGGRYTGEFGYGDVLALATPARGPDTFGYRSEFLNLVRLAESASTMGER; from the coding sequence ATGATGGATAAAAAAGAGCTCGAAAAGAAACTAAAAGACCTTCATATACCGCTCCCCGACGAGGAGAGGAAGCAAGGGGCCATGCGTGCCGCCATGGAGGAGTACGAACGCGCGGGGGAGGAGGCTAAGGAAAAAATCGCCGGAGAAATCAAAGGTTCGGCCGGGCCGGAGCGTCTAACGGGTAGAAAGGAAAGAAAAAAACTCTTTACAGGAGGACCCGTTATGATGAGACCGGCATTTGCGACGATAGGGGTGGCCATAATAGCCCTGGCAGTGGCCTACGTGGTCATGCCCGGTGCTAACTACGAGCTTAGCCCCGTAAAAACAGCGGTAATGGAAGAAGAGGTAGCTACCGTCCCCGCGACAAAGGAGCTGAAGGGCCGTGAGTTCACGGACGAGATAACCGTCTCCACAGAGATGGGGGCAAAGGCCCCGGCCAAAACAAGGTCCAGGCCCGAGCTAAAAAAGGAATCGTCTGCCATTATGGCATCCAACAGGGTCGATTCCAACGTGGCCAGGGCCGATAAGGAAGAGTGGGACGCGTCCGATATGGCCGCCCCCGCCGCCCCCGCCGCGCCCTCTCCTCCATTGGAGAGGGCCGTGGCAGGTCGGGAGAAGCTCTTAAGCGCGAAGCCAGTGGCCAAAAGGGCCGTGGGCGGATTTTCCGGCGCCCCGGCCATGTTAATGGAGGCTACGGAGCCCGCGCTCGACCGCCGCGAGTACGCCGGCAGGGACCGCTTCGAGCGCCTCGAAGATAACCCGGTTAAGACCGCCGCGGAGGAGCCCGTCTCCACCTTCTCCATAGACGTGGACACCGCCTCCTACGCCTTCGTCCGCAGGGCGCTCAGCGGGGGGCACCTCCCCCAGAAGGACGCCGTCCGGGTGGAGGAGCTCATAAACTACTTCGACTACGACTACGAACTCCCCCGTGACCGGAAGAAACCCTTCAAGCCCACTGTGGCCGTTTATCCCACGCCGTGGAACCCGGAGACAAAACTCCTCCATATAGGGATAAAGGGCTACGATATAGAGAAATCGGAAAGGCCGCGGGCCAACCTGGTATTCCTCCTGGACGTCTCCGGGTCGATGTCGAGCCCGGATAAGCTCCCGCTCCTTAAGAGCTCTCTCAAGATGCTCGTCGGAGAACTTCGCCCGGAGGACACCGTAGCTATCGCGGTCTACGCCGGGGCGGCAGGCACGGTCCTGGAGCCGACGAGCGTAAGGAATAAGGGGAGAATCCTGGCCGCGCTCGACAGGCTCACCGCCGGCGGCTCCACGGCCGGGGGCGAGGGCATACGGCTCGCCTACTCGCTTGCAGAGGCCGGTTTCGATCCCGGCGCCACTAACCGGGTGATTCTCGCCACCGACGGGGACTTTAACGTCGGTATCCGCGATGCCGACGAGTTGAAGGGCTTTGTCGAGCGGAAAAGGGATACCGGGGTCTACCTCTCGGTCCTCGGCTTCGGACAGGGCAACTATAACGATACGCTCATGCAAAAGCTCGCGCAGAACGGCAACGGCAACGCCGCCTACATCGACACTTTGAGTGAAGCCAGGAAAGTCCTTGTGGACGAAGCCGGCTCCACCCTCTTCACTATCGCGAAGGACGTAAAGATACAGGTCGAGTTCAACCCCGCTCTGGTGGCCGAATACCGGCTCATAGGCTACGAGAGCCGCATGCTCCGGCGCGAGGACTTCCGTAACGACAAAGTGGACGCCGGAGAGGTGGGCGCCGGACACAGCGTGACCGCCATATACGAGATAACCCCTACCGGGAGCCCCGCCCGGCTGGTCGAGCCCTTGAGGTACGGGAAGGCCCCGACCTTACCGGAAGGGAGCGAAGGGGGGGAATATGCCTTTTTGAAGGTACGCTACAAGCTCCCGGACGAGGATAAGAGCCGGCTTATGACCACGCCCGTCAAGGCCGGGGACGCGGGGGTGGAGTACGGCAGCCTCGAAAAAGCGCCTGCAGAGGCGCGGTTCGCGGCCTCGGTGGCCGCCTTCGCCCAGATACTGAAGGGGGGGCGCTATACCGGGGAGTTCGGCTACGGCGACGTACTCGCGCTCGCCACACCCGCCCGGGGCCCCGACACCTTCGGCTACAGGAGCGAGTTCCTGAACCTCGTCCGGCTCGCGGAGAGCGCGAGTACCATGGGGGAAAGATAA